The following are encoded in a window of Salinibacter ruber DSM 13855 genomic DNA:
- a CDS encoding ring-cleaving dioxygenase — MSDPVSGIHHVTAYAHDPQENLDFYTGVLGLRLVKQTVLFNNPSEAFQGPTMYHFYYADETGTPGTVLTFKPHHSIQKGQVGRGQATATAFTIPEGAVDYWVDRLDAADEATLYPVTERFGRTVIQFQDHDDQPLELITGTSDIEPWADGPVPAEHAVRGFHGVTIHPHNGQLTTEVLELMGYEQVDHEPTPQNGDWTRFRVPGPDHAQFIDLYNEPNMHEGQWGYGTVHHVAFRVSDDEHQRAIRQRLRDAGHDVTTMKDRNYFHSLYFRDPNGVNFEIATDPPGFLHDESVDELGTTLMLPPFLQDRRDEVEAQLADISV; from the coding sequence ATGAGCGATCCAGTATCCGGCATCCACCATGTCACCGCCTACGCGCACGACCCGCAGGAAAACCTTGACTTCTACACGGGCGTCTTGGGGCTTCGCCTGGTTAAGCAGACGGTCCTCTTCAACAACCCCTCGGAGGCATTCCAGGGACCGACGATGTATCACTTCTACTACGCCGACGAGACGGGCACGCCGGGGACCGTTCTCACCTTCAAACCCCATCACAGCATCCAGAAGGGGCAGGTGGGACGGGGACAGGCCACGGCCACGGCCTTTACGATTCCGGAGGGGGCCGTGGACTACTGGGTGGATCGGCTCGACGCGGCCGACGAAGCCACCCTGTATCCCGTGACGGAGCGCTTCGGGCGGACCGTGATCCAGTTTCAAGACCACGACGATCAGCCCCTGGAGCTCATCACGGGAACATCCGACATTGAGCCGTGGGCCGACGGCCCTGTGCCCGCCGAGCACGCGGTGCGCGGGTTTCACGGGGTCACCATTCACCCCCACAATGGCCAACTGACCACGGAGGTCCTCGAGCTGATGGGGTACGAGCAGGTGGACCACGAGCCAACCCCCCAGAACGGCGATTGGACCCGATTCCGGGTGCCCGGCCCCGACCATGCCCAGTTCATCGACCTCTACAACGAGCCCAACATGCACGAGGGGCAATGGGGCTACGGCACGGTCCACCACGTGGCGTTCCGGGTGTCGGACGACGAGCATCAGCGGGCCATTCGCCAGCGGCTCCGCGACGCCGGCCACGACGTGACCACGATGAAGGACCGCAACTACTTCCACTCTCTCTACTTCCGCGACCCGAACGGCGTCAACTTCGAAATCGCAACGGACCCGCCCGGCTTCCTCCACGACGAGTCCGTTGACGAGCTCGGCACCACGTTGATGCTGCCCCCGTTCCTGCAGGACCGACGGGACGAGGTAGAGGCCCAGCTCGCCGATATTTCGGTGTAG